The nucleotide sequence TGTCCTTTCTTGAGAGTTCTAGTTGTGGGCGCAGATATCTAGTTAGCATGCTTTGCTGTTGGAATATGTCAAGTGGTCCGCAGATTATCAAAGACAGATCTTCACACAGTAGTGCAAAATATGCCTCTGATAGATTGATATTATGAAAAAAGGAAGTTTTTTTATAGTTCGTATTGTTGGTAGGAGCAATTTCAGAGCGAGACATTTTGGAGGACAGTATTCAGTATAATGCTATATTTGTATGAAATATATCTTGTGATTGTCCAAAGAAATCTGGTACAAGTTTCCTGAAGTTAAACAATGATTCTATCAACTTTTAAGAAGCTCCTTGGCACGCTAAATTTTCTACTTCAATCTGGCCAAAAATGTTATTTTGTCTGAATCGACTTCTTGTAAGATGATTTTTCACTTTTCTCTTTTTTGGGGCAGGGTGACCCTCTGATGGTGAAAGTGAACAAGTTGACCTCTACAAAAACGCAGCTTCCTTATTCCTATTATTCCCTTCCTTACTGCAAGCCGGAACAAATTGTTGACAGTGCAGAGAATCTTGGTGAAGTTCTTCGTGGTGATCGTATTGAGAATTCCCCTTATGAGGTTAGTTTCTTTTCTCAGATATGTTTCTTTTTCGGTTTTTCCTGCTTTTCTCtgttcctttccttttttttcgggggtgggggtggggggtggagGTGTGCGCTGGGTTGCTAGTGTTCGTTGTCTTACCCTTGGAATAAGGGGAAGTTGATTGACTGGGCAATCTGTTATGCAGTTCCATATGAGAGAACCACAGATGTGCAATGTTGTATGCCGCACTGTTCTTAATGCAAAAACAGCAAAAGAGTTGAAagagaagattgaagatgaaTATCGGGTCAACATGTGAGAATTTACATTAAATTTGTTTCCTCTTTTCTGGTTGTATAGTACTTCATCTAACATGAGATGTGACGTTTTAACAGGATTTTGGATAATCTTCCTCTTGTTATGCCCATAAAAAGGCCTGACCTGGACACTACAGTCTATCAGCATGGTTTTCATGTTGGTCTAAAGGGACAATATGCTGGAGTATGTATCAGATtatttcaatttttgctttgGTGATTTTGGTTTGTAAATACTCTGGAGGCATTGTGAACTTATTTCCTCTGCATTTTTTCTGTTCTTTAGAGCAAGGAGGAGAAGCATTTTATCCATAATCATCTGACATTCACTGTCAAGTTTCACAAGGATCCACAAACTGATGCTGCGAGAGTTGTAGGATTTGAAGTGAGACCATTCAGGTAATTATGTGTAGTTCATATGTTTTGACTTCAATTATTGTTTCTTTGTTATGAATGTTGAATTGGAAATTGTGTTTTTTTTCCCAGTGTGAAACACGAATACGATGGGGAATGGAATGGCAAAAACCGGTTGACCACTTGTGATCCTCATGCCAAGCGTACTGTTACAAGTTCTGATTCTCCCCAAGAGGTTGAAGATAAGAAGGAAATCATCTTCACATATGATGTTGAATTTGAGGTAAAACACATCTAACCATGGAGATAATGTTATATCTTTTTAAGTGGCGGTGTTTGACTCTACTACGGAAACACCTACTACGGATTAAGTGCCTATTGCTACTAGCCTGACTACCATGGTCAGCCATTATCTTTTATGCTCAAAACTACCTCCCATGTCCTATTAATAGCTTTACCGGTAGTACTACTTATTTTCTACTTCCTATATTTTAGCCATTGTCACCTATTATTTAATGTTGAATTTCTCATGAAACTTTCTCAGGACAATATCTTACACTTTTTAACAATTTGTATTTAACATaaacaataaaataaagttcTTTACAACATAAAAATACACATGCAAGTGAGCTGGTTGTGATGAATCTGTAATTCTTGTATCCAACTCTCAGGAAAGTGATATCAAGTGGGCATCAAGATGGGATACATATCTTTTAATGGCCGATGATCAGATCCACTGGTTTTCAATTGTTAACTCATTGATGATTGTTCTTTTCCTCTCGGGCATGGTAGCAATGATTATGTTGCGGACCCTCTACCGTGACATCTCCAAGTACAATCAGTTAGAGACCCAAGAAGAGGCTCAAGAAGAAACAGGATGGAAATTGGTCCATGGGGATGTTTTTAGGCCTCCAATTAACTCTGATCTGTTGTGTGTTTATGTTGGGACTGGTGTTCAGTTCTTTGGAATGACTGTAGTTACAATGACATTCGCTGTCCTCGGATTCTTATCCCCTTCAAATCGGGGAGGGTTGATGACAGCAATGTTGCTTCTCTGGGCATTCATGGGTGTTTTTGCTGGCTATGCCTCAGCCCGCCTTTACAAGATGTACAAAGGAACTGAGTGGAAGAAAATTACTCTTAAGACAGCACTCATGTTCCCCggcattgtttttgttcttttctttgtgtTGAATGCTCTAATTTGGGGAGAGAAATCATCTGGGGCAGTGCCATTTGGAACCATGTTTGCATTGGTATTCTTGTGGTTTGGCATCGCAGTGCCACTCGTTTTTGTTGGTAGTTATGTAGGTTTTAAGAAGCCAGCTATTGAGGATCCGGTGAAGACAAATAAGATCCCTCGACAGATACCAGAGCAAGCCTGGTACATGAATCCAGTTTTCTCTATCCTTATTGGTGGCATACTTCCATTTGGAGCTGTATTCATCGAGCTATTCTTCATCCTCACCTCAATCTGGTTGCAGCAGTTCTATTACATATTTGGTTTCCTCTTCATTGTGCTCGTCATTCTTATCATCACCTGTGCCGAGATCACCATTGTGCTCTGCTATTTCCAGCTATGCAGCGAGGACTACCTTTGGTGGTGGAGATCATACCTCACTTCAGGGTCATCGGCTCTCTACCTATTCCTTTATGCAGCATTCTATTTCTTCACGAAGCTCGAGATCACAAAGCCCGTATCTGGTATGCTGTACTTCGGCTACATGTTGATTGCATCATATGCTTTCTTTGTCTTGACTGGCACAATTGGGTTCTACGCATGCTTCTGGTTCACGAGGCTCATCTACTCATCAGTGAAGATTGACTAAAGTGTCGTATTGCAGTTCCTCGATAGAGCATATATCACACTGTGGACCAAATTGTTTGTTGCTTCCAGGTTTTGATAGGTATAAAGTTGCTTCTTGTAACCTACCCAACACATGTTTCCTTGAATCTATTTGTTCTTTAGTCTTTTCTGTAATTTTAAGAGGATTTTAGGACAATTCGATCCTCAATTTACGGCATGTTTTAGTTGACAATATGATTCTTGTACCAAAAGATTGAAAAGGATGTCCTATTTGTTAATTAGTCAGCTAATCCTCTTATTTACTCAAACATTTATAGATGGAAGTTTTGTTAATGAAGGTGTTTGTTGTTTTCACGAATTTTATATGCTGTTAGCTCCAACCACCAAATATCATTGATACAATGTGTTTTGGTAGGAAGGAAAAACCTAAGAGTTATATAGATTTAAAATGCTATACATGCTGCAGTTTGAAAATGTTCAACTGCAGTTTTCTCCATGCACATAACGCTATTTGGTAATAAAATTCCTTTATTTACCCAAAAAAAGAAATGAATGTTGAACTTTCGAGTGGAGGTCCCGTGCTTCTATTATGGCAGAACTGCGGTCTAATCTGTTATAGCAGAACTGCGGGTCAGATGCACTGGAGTGCATCACGACCAACAGGCTAAGAATGCCCTACCAAATCAGTGGAACATTGTTCACCGGGATAGAAAGCTAGCACTAACCCTCTATAAAACGGGATTAGCATTCAATCTTAGTTGGTTCCACCTCTTTACAAGGTGGCAACCCAATTGGCTATATACCCCCAATCAAATTTACTCATAGCCCTGGGTCCTTTCTA is from Nicotiana tabacum cultivar K326 chromosome 18, ASM71507v2, whole genome shotgun sequence and encodes:
- the LOC107813894 gene encoding transmembrane 9 superfamily member 9-like, with product MEVARPQLIHRWISVLVLICLFSYEAHCFYLPGVAPQDFQKGDPLMVKVNKLTSTKTQLPYSYYSLPYCKPEQIVDSAENLGEVLRGDRIENSPYEFHMREPQMCNVVCRTVLNAKTAKELKEKIEDEYRVNMILDNLPLVMPIKRPDLDTTVYQHGFHVGLKGQYAGSKEEKHFIHNHLTFTVKFHKDPQTDAARVVGFEVRPFSVKHEYDGEWNGKNRLTTCDPHAKRTVTSSDSPQEVEDKKEIIFTYDVEFEESDIKWASRWDTYLLMADDQIHWFSIVNSLMIVLFLSGMVAMIMLRTLYRDISKYNQLETQEEAQEETGWKLVHGDVFRPPINSDLLCVYVGTGVQFFGMTVVTMTFAVLGFLSPSNRGGLMTAMLLLWAFMGVFAGYASARLYKMYKGTEWKKITLKTALMFPGIVFVLFFVLNALIWGEKSSGAVPFGTMFALVFLWFGIAVPLVFVGSYVGFKKPAIEDPVKTNKIPRQIPEQAWYMNPVFSILIGGILPFGAVFIELFFILTSIWLQQFYYIFGFLFIVLVILIITCAEITIVLCYFQLCSEDYLWWWRSYLTSGSSALYLFLYAAFYFFTKLEITKPVSGMLYFGYMLIASYAFFVLTGTIGFYACFWFTRLIYSSVKID